One Vespa velutina chromosome 9, iVesVel2.1, whole genome shotgun sequence DNA segment encodes these proteins:
- the LOC124951781 gene encoding uncharacterized protein LOC124951781 isoform X2 — protein sequence MNAKSNPQKKSNKEISLTMIPKIMSGATSTKSNDNTLLNSVNVFVKSEEKTFISSNKTAQSNTYKNREISDSTIQSTVDQIEDHESHQSNADTHKISNSDNISLQVKEIIACPESHPISQKEMINEQKPIKSIIIPSAQAKKRGRPRKYVCIQIPQKCDDDSSQLHVSNSEASMYHTKNSTNTFVDASDSKSSDQNIKVNTSDNINAPKRRGRPPSKNKSIIKNEVKDRNKKKVTINTHDIEHIPELSNTATVTKENSRLNVVEEEEIQLIKCMRCEKKIAKGQQEVHNLMKHNNMGWYEGEESMDFQNDIKLLKRVLANAIKKKKGQLGCEQCGAIKRSVNGFISHIQFCGKSDDEKRALMVTCSVCNAVMMPSSMEIHERHHRDLKYNKRKSLLMEFPENEKVRRKAAEKAVSKILQFTELVKDECLGQSKKVDLNSSVLKNVKMPELRKKVPSVWKAIWKKELELEGVSKCRQIGCNFSCSSYEDMCKHCSECNFTPQENFACKICKFFAESKEKIIEHIKAKHETDDNADNSPDFKKEDNTSDESEDEPLAERFKQQSHAINTEKEKSCSIMMFLDDSYSLKAPWSKFYLPTLNWTMEYEMENYEFQLFHDYLPNPFVLLNNEDAMRYLPPLKASMPTKTVNLNSSGNVENEESEWKYWKTFEGGISQDLPTFFTGGPVWALAWLSIPAYAYLKTPDQYIALSTHPDMESEYAIGKAYSGHNMIQIWNMGKLNNESKSIISAPILSYAIVHNSSTIWSLEWCPSGCYQDDTLNNFEKGTVSFRRMGLLAAAGSDGSVYVYSLPFPEELKFNKSETNNLPIYKTDPVLILVVNSIIYNNDKQHWQCTKISWTKERGHNTIAAGFSNGYIALWDLTEESPLLKQKQNDSLIINAFSHFFAHDSAVSMLALIPYNNQRFLASASVDRFYKIWDLENTNSPQESVKKGMITDGVWMLHWPSAVIGFDDALGFRHTNSYLVPLREHGFKLCPLLATNSPTYTVAVSDHANGIAHGSLAGDIISIFPHQLLYAKDVDKILPRKRQLNSFIKVVDLKELPKDSLKKQKGNGKEKKSKDYNYMPETYNECKERFGIIFHNNFVSVKDSLSKDIHQKVLYSEKLTYVPIEQYPFTSVNKLGIQICGVIYGLLQVIKMV from the exons ATGAATGCCAAAAGTAATCCACagaaaaaatctaataaagaaatatcattaacAATGATACCTAAGATTATGTCAGGAGCAACATCCACCAAATCTAATGATAACACTTTATTAAATTCTGTTAATGTATTTGTAAAATCTGAAGAGAAAACGTTCATTTCTTCTAATAAGACTGCCCAAAGTAATACGTACAAAAATAGGGAGATTAGTGATTCAACCATTCAATCTACTGTAGATCAAATAGAGGATCATGAATCGCATCAGTCCAATGCAGATACGCATAAAATAagcaatagcgataatatatCTTTGCAAGTCAAAGAAATCATTGCATGTCCAGAATCACATCCAATATCgcagaaagaaatgataaatgaaCAGAAACCTATAAAGTCTATTATTATACCTTCTGCACAagcaaaaaagagaggaagaccTAGGAAATATGTGTGTATCCAAATTCCACAAAAGTGTGATGACGACTCTTCGCAGTTACATGTTTCCAATTCAGAAGCATCAATGTATCACACAAAAAATTCTACAAATACGTTTGTAGATGCATCTGACAGTAAATCCTCTGatcaaaatattaaagtaaatacTTCTGACAATATTAATGCACCTAAGCGAAGAGGACGTCCTCCATCAAAAAACAAGagcattattaaaaatgaagtaaaagatcgtaataaaaaaaaagtaaccaTTAATACTCATGACATTGAACATATACCAGAATTGTCTAACACAGCTACAGTCACAAAGGAAAATAGTAGATTAAATGtagtagaggaagaagag attcaattaattaagtGTATgagatgtgaaaaaaaaatagcaaagGGACAACAGGAAGtacataatttaatgaaacataACAACATGGGCTGGTATGAAGGAGAAGAATCaatg gactttcaaaatgatataaaattattgaaaaggGTATTAGCTAatgccataaaaaaaaagaaaggtcaACTTGGTTGTGAACAATGTGGAGCAATAAAACGCAGTGTTAATGGATTTATATCACATATTCAATTTTGTGGTAAATCAGATGAT GAAAAAAGAGCATTAATGGTAACATGCTCTGTATGCAATGCTGTTATGATGCCATCATCTATGGAAATTCATGAGCGACATCATAGggatttgaaatataataaacgcaAAAGTCTACTGATGGAATTTccggaaaatgaaaaagtaagacGTAAAGCTGCAGAAAA agcagtatcaaaaatattacagtTTACAGAACTTGTTAAGGATGAATGTTTAGGACAATCTAAAAAGGTGGATTTAAATTCTTCTGTATTG aaaaacgtaaaaatgccggaattgagaaagaaagtgcCGTCTGTTTGGAAAGCTATATGGAAGAAGGAATTAGAATTAGAAGGTGTATCAAAATGCCGTCAAATAGGATGCAATTTTTCATGTTCTTCATATGAAGATATGTGTAAACATTGTTCTGAATGTAATTTTACACCTCAAGAg aattttgcttgtaaaatatgcaaattttttgctgaaagtaaagagaaaattattgagCATATCAAAGCTAAACATGAAACTGATGATAATGCAGATAATTCGCctgattttaaaaaagaagataatacaTCTGATGAAAGTGAAGATGAGCCTCTTGCAGAAAGATTTAAACAGCAATCGCACGCTATAAAtacggaaaaagaaa aatcaTGCAGTATAATGATGTTTTTGGATGATTCATATTCGTTAAAAGCACCCTGGAGTAAATTTTACTTGCCAACTTTGAACTGGACAATGGAATA TGAGATGGAGAATTatgaatttcaattatttcatgaTTATCTTCCAAATCCATTTGtactattaaataatgaagatGCAATGCGATACTTACCTCCATTAAAAGCATCAATGCCTACAAAGACagtaaatttaaattcatctGGCAATGTAGAGAATGAAGAGAGTGAATGGAAATATTGGAAAACATTTGAAGGAGGAATTTCTcaag ATTTACCAACATTTTTTACCGGTGGACCTGTATGGGCCTTAGCATGGTTATCTATTCCAGCTTATGCATATCTTAAAACACCCGATCAATATATAGCATTAAGTACGCACCCTGATATGGAAAGTGAATATGCTATAGGGAAGGCATATTCGGGACATAATATGATACAAATATGGAATATGggtaaattaaataatga GTCGAAATCTATAATTAGTGCTCCTATTTTGTCATATGCAATTGTACACAATAGCAGTACAATATGGTCTCTTGAGTGGTGTCCATCTGGATGTTACCAAGATGACActctaaataattttgaaaaaggaaCAGTTAGTTTTAGAAGGATGGGTTTACTAGCTGCTGCTGGTTCCGATGGTTCTGTATATGTTTACTCATTGCCATTTCCAGAAGAACttaaatttaacaaatctGAAACTaataa TCTTCCAATTTACAAGACTGATCCTGTATTGATATTAGTTgtaaatagtattatatataataatgacaagCAACATTGGCAATGTACCAAAATATCATGGACAAAGGAACGTGGGCATAA TACCATTGCTGCAGGTTTTTCAAACGGTTATATTGCATTATGGGATCTAACAGAGGAATCGccattattaaaacaaaaacaaaatgattcattgataataaatgcaTTTTCACATTTCTTTGCACATGATAGTGCCGTTAGca tGTTGGCGTTAATTCCATACAACAATCAGCGATTTTTAGCTTCAGCCAGTGTAGATAGATTTTATAAGATATGGGATTTGGAAAATACAAATTCTCCTCAAGAATCTGTAAAAAAGGGTATGATAACTGATGGAGTATGGATGCTACATTGGCCTAGTGCTGTTATTGGTTTTGATGATGCCTTAGg aTTTAGACATACAAACTCGTACTTGGTTCCATTGAGGGAACATGGATTTAAATTGTGTCCACTACTTGCAACTAATTCTCCAACATAT accGTTGCTGTATCAGATCATGCAAATGGTATAGCACATGGTTCTTTGGCTGgagatattatttctatttttccacATCAGTTATTATATGCAAAAGATGTAGACAAGATATTGCCAAGAAAGAGACAA ttaaattcttttattaaagtaGTAGATTTAAAAGAACTGCCGAAGGACAGtcttaaaaaacaaaaaggaaatggtaaagaaaaaaaatcaaaagattataattatatgccTGAGACATATAATGAATGTAAAGAACGTTTCGGTATTATTTTTCACAATAACTTTGTG AGCGTAAAAGATAGTTTATCAAAGGACATACAccaaaaagttttatattctGAAAAGTTGACATATGTTCCCATTGAACAATATCCATTTACGTCTGTGAATAAA CTTGGAATCCAAATATGTGGAGTCATTTATGGCTTGCTGCAGGTTATCAAAATGGTTTAG
- the LOC124951781 gene encoding general transcription factor 3C polypeptide 2-like isoform X1 encodes MNAKSNPQKKSNKEISLTMIPKIMSGATSTKSNDNTLLNSVNVFVKSEEKTFISSNKTAQSNTYKNREISDSTIQSTVDQIEDHESHQSNADTHKISNSDNISLQVKEIIACPESHPISQKEMINEQKPIKSIIIPSAQAKKRGRPRKYVCIQIPQKCDDDSSQLHVSNSEASMYHTKNSTNTFVDASDSKSSDQNIKVNTSDNINAPKRRGRPPSKNKSIIKNEVKDRNKKKVTINTHDIEHIPELSNTATVTKENSRLNVVEEEEIQLIKCMRCEKKIAKGQQEVHNLMKHNNMGWYEGEESMDFQNDIKLLKRVLANAIKKKKGQLGCEQCGAIKRSVNGFISHIQFCGKSDDEKRALMVTCSVCNAVMMPSSMEIHERHHRDLKYNKRKSLLMEFPENEKVRRKAAEKAVSKILQFTELVKDECLGQSKKVDLNSSVLKNVKMPELRKKVPSVWKAIWKKELELEGVSKCRQIGCNFSCSSYEDMCKHCSECNFTPQENFACKICKFFAESKEKIIEHIKAKHETDDNADNSPDFKKEDNTSDESEDEPLAERFKQQSHAINTEKEKSCSIMMFLDDSYSLKAPWSKFYLPTLNWTMEYEMENYEFQLFHDYLPNPFVLLNNEDAMRYLPPLKASMPTKTVNLNSSGNVENEESEWKYWKTFEGGISQDLPTFFTGGPVWALAWLSIPAYAYLKTPDQYIALSTHPDMESEYAIGKAYSGHNMIQIWNMGKLNNESKSIISAPILSYAIVHNSSTIWSLEWCPSGCYQDDTLNNFEKGTVSFRRMGLLAAAGSDGSVYVYSLPFPEELKFNKSETNNLPIYKTDPVLILVVNSIIYNNDKQHWQCTKISWTKERGHNTIAAGFSNGYIALWDLTEESPLLKQKQNDSLIINAFSHFFAHDSAVSMLALIPYNNQRFLASASVDRFYKIWDLENTNSPQESVKKGMITDGVWMLHWPSAVIGFDDALGFRHTNSYLVPLREHGFKLCPLLATNSPTYTVAVSDHANGIAHGSLAGDIISIFPHQLLYAKDVDKILPRKRQLNSFIKVVDLKELPKDSLKKQKGNGKEKKSKDYNYMPETYNECKERFGIIFHNNFVSVKDSLSKDIHQKVLYSEKLTYVPIEQYPFTSVNKIAWNPNMWSHLWLAAGYQNGLVRLLNFTFMSPKCDMNKLIKEHAEAFLKRIKNQSQNHD; translated from the exons ATGAATGCCAAAAGTAATCCACagaaaaaatctaataaagaaatatcattaacAATGATACCTAAGATTATGTCAGGAGCAACATCCACCAAATCTAATGATAACACTTTATTAAATTCTGTTAATGTATTTGTAAAATCTGAAGAGAAAACGTTCATTTCTTCTAATAAGACTGCCCAAAGTAATACGTACAAAAATAGGGAGATTAGTGATTCAACCATTCAATCTACTGTAGATCAAATAGAGGATCATGAATCGCATCAGTCCAATGCAGATACGCATAAAATAagcaatagcgataatatatCTTTGCAAGTCAAAGAAATCATTGCATGTCCAGAATCACATCCAATATCgcagaaagaaatgataaatgaaCAGAAACCTATAAAGTCTATTATTATACCTTCTGCACAagcaaaaaagagaggaagaccTAGGAAATATGTGTGTATCCAAATTCCACAAAAGTGTGATGACGACTCTTCGCAGTTACATGTTTCCAATTCAGAAGCATCAATGTATCACACAAAAAATTCTACAAATACGTTTGTAGATGCATCTGACAGTAAATCCTCTGatcaaaatattaaagtaaatacTTCTGACAATATTAATGCACCTAAGCGAAGAGGACGTCCTCCATCAAAAAACAAGagcattattaaaaatgaagtaaaagatcgtaataaaaaaaaagtaaccaTTAATACTCATGACATTGAACATATACCAGAATTGTCTAACACAGCTACAGTCACAAAGGAAAATAGTAGATTAAATGtagtagaggaagaagag attcaattaattaagtGTATgagatgtgaaaaaaaaatagcaaagGGACAACAGGAAGtacataatttaatgaaacataACAACATGGGCTGGTATGAAGGAGAAGAATCaatg gactttcaaaatgatataaaattattgaaaaggGTATTAGCTAatgccataaaaaaaaagaaaggtcaACTTGGTTGTGAACAATGTGGAGCAATAAAACGCAGTGTTAATGGATTTATATCACATATTCAATTTTGTGGTAAATCAGATGAT GAAAAAAGAGCATTAATGGTAACATGCTCTGTATGCAATGCTGTTATGATGCCATCATCTATGGAAATTCATGAGCGACATCATAGggatttgaaatataataaacgcaAAAGTCTACTGATGGAATTTccggaaaatgaaaaagtaagacGTAAAGCTGCAGAAAA agcagtatcaaaaatattacagtTTACAGAACTTGTTAAGGATGAATGTTTAGGACAATCTAAAAAGGTGGATTTAAATTCTTCTGTATTG aaaaacgtaaaaatgccggaattgagaaagaaagtgcCGTCTGTTTGGAAAGCTATATGGAAGAAGGAATTAGAATTAGAAGGTGTATCAAAATGCCGTCAAATAGGATGCAATTTTTCATGTTCTTCATATGAAGATATGTGTAAACATTGTTCTGAATGTAATTTTACACCTCAAGAg aattttgcttgtaaaatatgcaaattttttgctgaaagtaaagagaaaattattgagCATATCAAAGCTAAACATGAAACTGATGATAATGCAGATAATTCGCctgattttaaaaaagaagataatacaTCTGATGAAAGTGAAGATGAGCCTCTTGCAGAAAGATTTAAACAGCAATCGCACGCTATAAAtacggaaaaagaaa aatcaTGCAGTATAATGATGTTTTTGGATGATTCATATTCGTTAAAAGCACCCTGGAGTAAATTTTACTTGCCAACTTTGAACTGGACAATGGAATA TGAGATGGAGAATTatgaatttcaattatttcatgaTTATCTTCCAAATCCATTTGtactattaaataatgaagatGCAATGCGATACTTACCTCCATTAAAAGCATCAATGCCTACAAAGACagtaaatttaaattcatctGGCAATGTAGAGAATGAAGAGAGTGAATGGAAATATTGGAAAACATTTGAAGGAGGAATTTCTcaag ATTTACCAACATTTTTTACCGGTGGACCTGTATGGGCCTTAGCATGGTTATCTATTCCAGCTTATGCATATCTTAAAACACCCGATCAATATATAGCATTAAGTACGCACCCTGATATGGAAAGTGAATATGCTATAGGGAAGGCATATTCGGGACATAATATGATACAAATATGGAATATGggtaaattaaataatga GTCGAAATCTATAATTAGTGCTCCTATTTTGTCATATGCAATTGTACACAATAGCAGTACAATATGGTCTCTTGAGTGGTGTCCATCTGGATGTTACCAAGATGACActctaaataattttgaaaaaggaaCAGTTAGTTTTAGAAGGATGGGTTTACTAGCTGCTGCTGGTTCCGATGGTTCTGTATATGTTTACTCATTGCCATTTCCAGAAGAACttaaatttaacaaatctGAAACTaataa TCTTCCAATTTACAAGACTGATCCTGTATTGATATTAGTTgtaaatagtattatatataataatgacaagCAACATTGGCAATGTACCAAAATATCATGGACAAAGGAACGTGGGCATAA TACCATTGCTGCAGGTTTTTCAAACGGTTATATTGCATTATGGGATCTAACAGAGGAATCGccattattaaaacaaaaacaaaatgattcattgataataaatgcaTTTTCACATTTCTTTGCACATGATAGTGCCGTTAGca tGTTGGCGTTAATTCCATACAACAATCAGCGATTTTTAGCTTCAGCCAGTGTAGATAGATTTTATAAGATATGGGATTTGGAAAATACAAATTCTCCTCAAGAATCTGTAAAAAAGGGTATGATAACTGATGGAGTATGGATGCTACATTGGCCTAGTGCTGTTATTGGTTTTGATGATGCCTTAGg aTTTAGACATACAAACTCGTACTTGGTTCCATTGAGGGAACATGGATTTAAATTGTGTCCACTACTTGCAACTAATTCTCCAACATAT accGTTGCTGTATCAGATCATGCAAATGGTATAGCACATGGTTCTTTGGCTGgagatattatttctatttttccacATCAGTTATTATATGCAAAAGATGTAGACAAGATATTGCCAAGAAAGAGACAA ttaaattcttttattaaagtaGTAGATTTAAAAGAACTGCCGAAGGACAGtcttaaaaaacaaaaaggaaatggtaaagaaaaaaaatcaaaagattataattatatgccTGAGACATATAATGAATGTAAAGAACGTTTCGGTATTATTTTTCACAATAACTTTGTG AGCGTAAAAGATAGTTTATCAAAGGACATACAccaaaaagttttatattctGAAAAGTTGACATATGTTCCCATTGAACAATATCCATTTACGTCTGTGAATAAA aTAGCTTGGAATCCAAATATGTGGAGTCATTTATGGCTTGCTGCAGGTTATCAAAATGGTTTAGTAAGATTAttgaattttacatttatgtCACCGAAATGTGATatgaacaaattaataaaGGAGCATGCAGAAGCTTttttaaaaaggattaaaaatcaaagtcAAAATCATGATTGA
- the LOC124951781 gene encoding uncharacterized protein LOC124951781 isoform X3, with protein MNAKSNPQKKSNKEISLTMIPKIMSGATSTKSNDNTLLNSVNVFVKSEEKTFISSNKTAQSNTYKNREISDSTIQSTVDQIEDHESHQSNADTHKISNSDNISLQVKEIIACPESHPISQKEMINEQKPIKSIIIPSAQAKKRGRPRKYVCIQIPQKCDDDSSQLHVSNSEASMYHTKNSTNTFVDASDSKSSDQNIKVNTSDNINAPKRRGRPPSKNKSIIKNEVKDRNKKKVTINTHDIEHIPELSNTATVTKENSRLNVVEEEEIQLIKCMRCEKKIAKGQQEVHNLMKHNNMGWYEGEESMDFQNDIKLLKRVLANAIKKKKGQLGCEQCGAIKRSVNGFISHIQFCGKSDDEKRALMVTCSVCNAVMMPSSMEIHERHHRDLKYNKRKSLLMEFPENEKVRRKAAEKAVSKILQFTELVKDECLGQSKKVDLNSSVLKNVKMPELRKKVPSVWKAIWKKELELEGVSKCRQIGCNFSCSSYEDMCKHCSECNFTPQENFACKICKFFAESKEKIIEHIKAKHETDDNADNSPDFKKEDNTSDESEDEPLAERFKQQSHAINTEKEKSCSIMMFLDDSYSLKAPWSKFYLPTLNWTMEYEMENYEFQLFHDYLPNPFVLLNNEDAMRYLPPLKASMPTKTVNLNSSGNVENEESEWKYWKTFEGGISQDLPTFFTGGPVWALAWLSIPAYAYLKTPDQYIALSTHPDMESEYAIGKAYSGHNMIQIWNMGKLNNESKSIISAPILSYAIVHNSSTIWSLEWCPSGCYQDDTLNNFEKGTVSFRRMGLLAAAGSDGSVYVYSLPFPEELKFNKSETNNLPIYKTDPVLILVVNSIIYNNDKQHWQCTKISWTKERGHNTIAAGFSNGYIALWDLTEESPLLKQKQNDSLIINAFSHFFAHDSAVSMLALIPYNNQRFLASASVDRFYKIWDLENTNSPQESVKKGMITDGVWMLHWPSAVIGFDDALGFRHTNSYLVPLREHGFKLCPLLATNSPTYTVAVSDHANGIAHGSLAGDIISIFPHQLLYAKDVDKILPRKRQ; from the exons ATGAATGCCAAAAGTAATCCACagaaaaaatctaataaagaaatatcattaacAATGATACCTAAGATTATGTCAGGAGCAACATCCACCAAATCTAATGATAACACTTTATTAAATTCTGTTAATGTATTTGTAAAATCTGAAGAGAAAACGTTCATTTCTTCTAATAAGACTGCCCAAAGTAATACGTACAAAAATAGGGAGATTAGTGATTCAACCATTCAATCTACTGTAGATCAAATAGAGGATCATGAATCGCATCAGTCCAATGCAGATACGCATAAAATAagcaatagcgataatatatCTTTGCAAGTCAAAGAAATCATTGCATGTCCAGAATCACATCCAATATCgcagaaagaaatgataaatgaaCAGAAACCTATAAAGTCTATTATTATACCTTCTGCACAagcaaaaaagagaggaagaccTAGGAAATATGTGTGTATCCAAATTCCACAAAAGTGTGATGACGACTCTTCGCAGTTACATGTTTCCAATTCAGAAGCATCAATGTATCACACAAAAAATTCTACAAATACGTTTGTAGATGCATCTGACAGTAAATCCTCTGatcaaaatattaaagtaaatacTTCTGACAATATTAATGCACCTAAGCGAAGAGGACGTCCTCCATCAAAAAACAAGagcattattaaaaatgaagtaaaagatcgtaataaaaaaaaagtaaccaTTAATACTCATGACATTGAACATATACCAGAATTGTCTAACACAGCTACAGTCACAAAGGAAAATAGTAGATTAAATGtagtagaggaagaagag attcaattaattaagtGTATgagatgtgaaaaaaaaatagcaaagGGACAACAGGAAGtacataatttaatgaaacataACAACATGGGCTGGTATGAAGGAGAAGAATCaatg gactttcaaaatgatataaaattattgaaaaggGTATTAGCTAatgccataaaaaaaaagaaaggtcaACTTGGTTGTGAACAATGTGGAGCAATAAAACGCAGTGTTAATGGATTTATATCACATATTCAATTTTGTGGTAAATCAGATGAT GAAAAAAGAGCATTAATGGTAACATGCTCTGTATGCAATGCTGTTATGATGCCATCATCTATGGAAATTCATGAGCGACATCATAGggatttgaaatataataaacgcaAAAGTCTACTGATGGAATTTccggaaaatgaaaaagtaagacGTAAAGCTGCAGAAAA agcagtatcaaaaatattacagtTTACAGAACTTGTTAAGGATGAATGTTTAGGACAATCTAAAAAGGTGGATTTAAATTCTTCTGTATTG aaaaacgtaaaaatgccggaattgagaaagaaagtgcCGTCTGTTTGGAAAGCTATATGGAAGAAGGAATTAGAATTAGAAGGTGTATCAAAATGCCGTCAAATAGGATGCAATTTTTCATGTTCTTCATATGAAGATATGTGTAAACATTGTTCTGAATGTAATTTTACACCTCAAGAg aattttgcttgtaaaatatgcaaattttttgctgaaagtaaagagaaaattattgagCATATCAAAGCTAAACATGAAACTGATGATAATGCAGATAATTCGCctgattttaaaaaagaagataatacaTCTGATGAAAGTGAAGATGAGCCTCTTGCAGAAAGATTTAAACAGCAATCGCACGCTATAAAtacggaaaaagaaa aatcaTGCAGTATAATGATGTTTTTGGATGATTCATATTCGTTAAAAGCACCCTGGAGTAAATTTTACTTGCCAACTTTGAACTGGACAATGGAATA TGAGATGGAGAATTatgaatttcaattatttcatgaTTATCTTCCAAATCCATTTGtactattaaataatgaagatGCAATGCGATACTTACCTCCATTAAAAGCATCAATGCCTACAAAGACagtaaatttaaattcatctGGCAATGTAGAGAATGAAGAGAGTGAATGGAAATATTGGAAAACATTTGAAGGAGGAATTTCTcaag ATTTACCAACATTTTTTACCGGTGGACCTGTATGGGCCTTAGCATGGTTATCTATTCCAGCTTATGCATATCTTAAAACACCCGATCAATATATAGCATTAAGTACGCACCCTGATATGGAAAGTGAATATGCTATAGGGAAGGCATATTCGGGACATAATATGATACAAATATGGAATATGggtaaattaaataatga GTCGAAATCTATAATTAGTGCTCCTATTTTGTCATATGCAATTGTACACAATAGCAGTACAATATGGTCTCTTGAGTGGTGTCCATCTGGATGTTACCAAGATGACActctaaataattttgaaaaaggaaCAGTTAGTTTTAGAAGGATGGGTTTACTAGCTGCTGCTGGTTCCGATGGTTCTGTATATGTTTACTCATTGCCATTTCCAGAAGAACttaaatttaacaaatctGAAACTaataa TCTTCCAATTTACAAGACTGATCCTGTATTGATATTAGTTgtaaatagtattatatataataatgacaagCAACATTGGCAATGTACCAAAATATCATGGACAAAGGAACGTGGGCATAA TACCATTGCTGCAGGTTTTTCAAACGGTTATATTGCATTATGGGATCTAACAGAGGAATCGccattattaaaacaaaaacaaaatgattcattgataataaatgcaTTTTCACATTTCTTTGCACATGATAGTGCCGTTAGca tGTTGGCGTTAATTCCATACAACAATCAGCGATTTTTAGCTTCAGCCAGTGTAGATAGATTTTATAAGATATGGGATTTGGAAAATACAAATTCTCCTCAAGAATCTGTAAAAAAGGGTATGATAACTGATGGAGTATGGATGCTACATTGGCCTAGTGCTGTTATTGGTTTTGATGATGCCTTAGg aTTTAGACATACAAACTCGTACTTGGTTCCATTGAGGGAACATGGATTTAAATTGTGTCCACTACTTGCAACTAATTCTCCAACATAT accGTTGCTGTATCAGATCATGCAAATGGTATAGCACATGGTTCTTTGGCTGgagatattatttctatttttccacATCAGTTATTATATGCAAAAGATGTAGACAAGATATTGCCAAGAAAGAGACAA taG